Proteins encoded within one genomic window of Deltaproteobacteria bacterium:
- a CDS encoding HDOD domain-containing protein — MVAVKVDDGEDVVGRIVRDCCGGEGGLPVFQDTVLEVIRAIQRPYSSASDVSRAILRDQGFTAKVLRLVNSAFYNPGGEVINTISRAVVMLGLDMIRSVTTGLAFVETFQRHHPAVDMKKLVADSFVAATMAREFASAMGGAELEAVYVEALLYNLGPMAVAYSMPHKYATVRRLMERGGMEAEQAQVRVLGLPFSKVGLAVGREMNLPETILETMAVSPVSAGAPRTRREKMAAVSALANAITANLSGVGTAAGLDTLMERLSAVAGIPAEKGEALIESAYLKVRELAEPLSIEVGKFRPVSPPAQEDSVTLRTTVLRKVGAGFEAPPCDDGAAAAGGSDGAAAVRDEPDAAVKMRYLQDISQLIFEKQELSVIFNTIIEGLHRAVGFERVILLLCDGGKRRIVGRYGLGVEKGKAVRDMVIENDPRANIFGRAFRDRSPVLVADTGDAAYRRLVPHALRRLLAPAAFAISPIHSRGSVIGFFYADRASTGRPISPDLYQAFLHFTLQGNIALDHLMARRR; from the coding sequence TGGTGGCGGTGAAGGTCGACGATGGCGAAGATGTTGTGGGGCGGATCGTCCGTGACTGCTGCGGCGGCGAGGGCGGGCTTCCGGTCTTCCAGGATACGGTCCTCGAGGTGATAAGGGCCATCCAGAGGCCCTATTCGAGCGCCTCCGACGTATCGAGGGCCATACTCAGGGACCAGGGGTTCACCGCCAAGGTCCTGAGGCTCGTCAATTCGGCCTTTTACAATCCCGGCGGCGAGGTCATAAACACCATATCGCGCGCCGTCGTCATGCTGGGACTCGACATGATACGGTCCGTAACCACGGGGCTTGCCTTTGTGGAGACCTTCCAGAGGCACCATCCCGCCGTGGACATGAAGAAACTGGTGGCCGATTCCTTCGTGGCCGCCACGATGGCCCGCGAGTTCGCCTCGGCCATGGGAGGCGCCGAGCTCGAGGCGGTCTACGTGGAGGCGCTTCTCTACAACCTCGGTCCCATGGCCGTTGCCTACTCCATGCCCCACAAGTACGCCACGGTGCGCCGACTCATGGAGCGCGGGGGTATGGAGGCCGAGCAGGCACAGGTGCGGGTGCTCGGCCTGCCCTTCAGCAAGGTGGGGCTGGCGGTGGGCAGGGAAATGAACCTGCCCGAGACGATCCTCGAGACCATGGCCGTCTCTCCCGTGAGCGCCGGTGCGCCGCGTACGCGGCGTGAAAAGATGGCGGCCGTCTCGGCCCTTGCAAACGCCATAACGGCCAACCTCTCGGGCGTGGGCACGGCCGCCGGCCTCGACACCCTCATGGAGCGGCTCTCCGCCGTGGCGGGCATACCCGCGGAAAAGGGGGAGGCCCTCATAGAGTCGGCCTACCTCAAGGTCCGGGAGCTTGCCGAGCCGCTCTCCATCGAAGTCGGCAAGTTCAGGCCCGTCTCGCCGCCCGCGCAGGAGGACTCCGTTACGCTGCGAACCACCGTGCTCAGGAAGGTCGGCGCGGGCTTCGAAGCGCCCCCTTGCGACGACGGTGCGGCGGCGGCGGGCGGGAGCGACGGCGCAGCGGCGGTGAGAGACGAGCCCGACGCCGCCGTCAAGATGCGCTATCTCCAGGACATCTCGCAGCTCATCTTCGAGAAGCAGGAGCTGAGCGTCATCTTCAACACCATCATCGAGGGCCTTCATCGCGCCGTGGGCTTCGAGCGGGTGATCCTTCTTCTCTGCGACGGCGGCAAAAGGCGCATCGTGGGAAGGTACGGCCTCGGCGTGGAGAAGGGAAAGGCCGTAAGGGACATGGTCATCGAAAACGACCCGCGGGCCAATATCTTCGGGCGCGCCTTCCGGGATCGCTCGCCGGTGCTTGTCGCCGACACCGGCGATGCGGCATACCGGCGGCTCGTCCCCCATGCCCTGCGCCGCCTGCTCGCCCCGGCGGCGTTCGCCATAAGCCCGATCCACTCGCGGGGCAGCGTCATAGGCTTCTTCTACGCCGACAGGGCGTCAACGGGCCGCCCCATAAGCCCCGATCTCTACCAGGCCTTCCTCCATTTCACCCTCCAGGGCAACATAGCGCTCGATCACCTCATGGCCCGCCGCCGCTGA
- a CDS encoding radical SAM protein: MGDNPPFLISWNITRRCNLRCGHCYLDADELGGADPVDTVRALGFVDEIADLTPGGAMLILTGGEPLLREDLPEISSHAAARGLVVVVGTNGTLLDDRSVAMLRDGGVAGVGISVDSASPAVHDRLRGVEGSWRATLEGVEALRRGGLDFQLQFTVTRESSREIGDVIALGAELGARAVNIFFLVCTGRGQRMTDLSSDEYEEVLHAIVEAEREYAGRIMVRARCAPHVLRVARRANPGSALLRGETSGCIAGTGYLRISPEGYVTPCPYIPYGPASPQLGKESLRAIWERDPMMRSLREPRYTGTCGDCEFNDVCGGCRARALASGGDLMGEDDWCGYEPEGPPARGGGGGSVADSKAAGPVWTAEARERLGRVPSFLRPMVRRGLERYARAMGIAEITPELMAELRRRQKDGR, translated from the coding sequence ATGGGCGACAATCCGCCTTTTCTCATATCGTGGAACATTACCAGGCGCTGCAACCTGCGTTGCGGCCACTGTTACCTCGACGCCGACGAGCTCGGCGGCGCCGACCCGGTGGATACGGTCCGGGCCCTCGGTTTTGTCGACGAGATCGCCGATCTCACGCCCGGCGGGGCCATGCTCATACTCACCGGCGGCGAGCCGCTTTTGCGGGAGGACCTGCCCGAGATATCGTCCCATGCGGCCGCCAGGGGGCTCGTCGTGGTGGTGGGCACCAACGGCACGCTCCTTGACGACCGCAGCGTGGCCATGCTCCGCGACGGCGGTGTGGCGGGCGTGGGCATAAGCGTGGACTCGGCGTCGCCGGCCGTCCACGACCGCCTTCGCGGCGTGGAGGGGTCCTGGCGCGCAACCCTGGAGGGCGTGGAGGCGCTCAGGCGCGGCGGCCTCGATTTTCAGCTCCAGTTCACCGTGACCCGCGAGAGCAGCCGCGAGATCGGCGACGTCATAGCCCTGGGCGCCGAGCTCGGCGCCAGGGCGGTCAACATCTTTTTCCTCGTCTGCACGGGCCGGGGCCAGCGCATGACCGACCTCTCTTCCGACGAGTACGAAGAGGTCCTCCACGCCATAGTCGAGGCCGAGCGGGAGTATGCGGGCAGGATAATGGTCCGCGCAAGGTGCGCTCCCCACGTGCTCCGGGTGGCCCGCAGGGCGAACCCCGGGAGCGCGCTTCTGCGCGGCGAGACGAGCGGCTGCATAGCGGGCACCGGTTACCTGCGCATCTCGCCGGAGGGGTACGTTACGCCGTGCCCCTACATCCCTTACGGTCCCGCCTCTCCGCAGCTCGGCAAAGAGTCCCTTCGCGCCATCTGGGAGAGAGACCCCATGATGCGGAGCCTGCGCGAGCCGCGCTATACCGGCACCTGCGGCGACTGCGAGTTCAACGACGTGTGCGGAGGCTGCCGCGCAAGAGCTCTTGCTTCGGGCGGGGATCTGATGGGCGAGGACGACTGGTGCGGCTACGAGCCCGAGGGGCCGCCGGCAAGGGGCGGTGGCGGCGGATCCGTCGCCGATTCGAAGGCTGCCGGTCCGGTGTGGACGGCCGAGGCCAGGGAGCGCCTTGGGCGCGTGCCCTCCTTCCTGCGCCCCATGGTGCGCCGCGGCCTCGAACGGTACGCCAGGGCCATGGGCATCGCCGAGATAACCCCCGAGCTCATGGCCGAGCTCAGGCGACGGCAAAAGGACGGACGCTGA
- a CDS encoding ribose-phosphate pyrophosphokinase has translation MEGRIKVFSGNSNRPLALEICRTLGIELGKAEVKSFSDGEICVDIRESVRGMDIFVVQSTCTPCNDHLMELLIMLDAFKRASASSLTAVVPYYGYARQDRKVAPRTPISAKLVADLIEVAGATRVLCVDLHAGQIQGFFNVPVDNLYATPVLLEYVRENFNHNDIVIVSPDAGGVERARAFAKRLKAGLAIIDKRRPAPNVSEVMHIIGEVDGKVAILLDDMIDTAGTITQAATALKEHGARRIYACCTHPVLSGPALERLSASPVEELVTTNTIPLRPGAQAQAGDKIKVLSVGSILGKAIHRIHYGESVSSLFV, from the coding sequence ATTGAGGGCAGGATCAAGGTCTTTTCCGGCAACTCCAACCGGCCGCTGGCGCTGGAGATCTGCCGCACGCTCGGCATAGAGCTCGGCAAGGCCGAGGTCAAGAGCTTCAGCGACGGCGAGATCTGCGTCGACATCCGCGAGAGCGTGCGCGGCATGGACATCTTCGTCGTCCAGTCCACCTGCACGCCCTGCAACGACCACCTCATGGAGCTGCTCATCATGCTCGACGCCTTCAAGCGCGCCTCCGCCTCGTCTCTCACCGCCGTCGTCCCCTATTACGGCTATGCGAGGCAGGACAGGAAGGTGGCGCCCCGCACGCCCATCTCGGCCAAGCTCGTCGCCGACCTCATCGAGGTGGCCGGCGCCACGCGCGTGCTCTGCGTGGACCTCCACGCAGGCCAGATTCAGGGCTTTTTCAACGTGCCCGTCGACAACCTCTACGCCACCCCCGTGCTCCTCGAGTACGTGCGGGAGAACTTCAACCACAACGACATCGTCATCGTCTCGCCCGACGCCGGGGGTGTTGAGAGGGCCCGGGCCTTCGCCAAGCGGCTCAAGGCGGGGCTTGCCATAATCGACAAGCGCCGTCCGGCGCCCAACGTCTCGGAGGTGATGCACATCATCGGCGAGGTCGACGGCAAGGTGGCCATACTCCTCGACGACATGATAGACACGGCCGGCACCATCACCCAGGCGGCCACGGCCCTGAAGGAGCACGGCGCAAGGAGGATATACGCCTGCTGCACACACCCCGTCCTCTCGGGGCCGGCGCTTGAGAGGCTCTCGGCCTCGCCGGTGGAGGAGCTGGTGACGACCAACACCATACCCCTGAGGCCGGGCGCCCAGGCCCAGGCCGGGGACAAGATCAAGGTCCTCTCCGTGGGGAGCATCCTCGGCAAGGCCATACACAGGATACACTACGGTGAGTCGGTGAGCTCGCTCTTCGTCTGA
- a CDS encoding aminoacyl-tRNA hydrolase produces the protein MFIVAGLGNPGPRYEATRHNVGFMLVDRLAGLCGASFAERGGALLAETELAGTDVLLCKPLTYMNRSGTAVAAVMAAWGVEPERLIVCFDDCDLPPGRIRIRRGGGSGGHRGVASIIDSLGTDAFPRVRLGIGRPRDAAVSEYVLSPFDDDEHDILDTMLEKAAHCVEAIVSKGIDTAMNNFNAP, from the coding sequence CTGTTCATCGTCGCCGGGCTCGGCAATCCCGGCCCCCGCTACGAAGCCACGCGGCACAACGTGGGGTTCATGCTCGTCGACAGGCTCGCCGGGCTCTGCGGCGCCTCCTTCGCCGAGAGAGGGGGAGCCCTCCTGGCGGAGACCGAGCTCGCAGGGACCGATGTGCTGCTCTGCAAGCCCCTTACCTACATGAACCGCAGCGGGACGGCCGTGGCCGCCGTCATGGCGGCCTGGGGCGTGGAGCCGGAGCGCCTGATCGTCTGCTTCGACGACTGCGACCTGCCGCCGGGAAGGATACGGATAAGGCGCGGCGGAGGGAGCGGGGGACACCGCGGCGTCGCTTCGATCATCGACTCTCTCGGCACGGACGCTTTCCCCAGAGTGCGTCTCGGCATAGGAAGACCGCGGGACGCGGCGGTTAGCGAGTACGTGCTCAGCCCCTTCGACGACGACGAACACGATATCCTCGATACCATGCTCGAAAAGGCCGCGCACTGCGTGGAGGCCATCGTTTCAAAAGGGATCGACACGGCCATGAACAACTTCAACGCCCCTTGA
- a CDS encoding 50S ribosomal protein L25 — translation MEELEITAWTRSETGKGPSRRLRKAGYVPAVLYGAAGAAVNLKLDSKDLARTLGATSWESALINLRGEAGDRKVMIKDLQVHPVRDVIEHIDLYEVRMDEAVTVEVPVRIVGRSAGAREGGIEHMDLRTVTIECLPGLIPEAVDVDVTALGVGESLHIGDLNLPEGVRAVDDPSHVVVSVVPPVKEVETVSAEEAESEIAESFEEKEGGE, via the coding sequence ATGGAAGAGCTGGAGATTACGGCCTGGACGAGGAGCGAGACCGGCAAGGGTCCCTCCCGCAGGCTTCGCAAGGCGGGCTACGTGCCGGCCGTCCTCTACGGCGCCGCAGGGGCGGCCGTCAACCTCAAGCTCGACAGCAAGGACCTCGCGCGCACGCTCGGCGCGACGAGCTGGGAGAGCGCCCTCATAAACCTCAGGGGCGAGGCGGGCGACAGGAAGGTCATGATCAAGGACCTCCAGGTACATCCCGTGCGCGACGTCATAGAGCACATCGACCTCTACGAGGTGCGCATGGACGAGGCCGTCACCGTCGAGGTGCCGGTACGGATCGTCGGCAGGTCCGCCGGCGCCCGCGAGGGCGGCATCGAGCACATGGACCTGCGCACCGTCACCATCGAGTGCCTGCCGGGCCTCATCCCCGAGGCCGTCGACGTGGACGTGACGGCCCTCGGCGTGGGCGAGTCCCTGCACATAGGCGACCTCAATCTCCCCGAAGGCGTGCGGGCCGTCGACGATCCCTCCCACGTGGTCGTCTCCGTCGTTCCTCCCGTAAAGGAGGTCGAGACGGTGAGCGCCGAGGAGGCCGAAAGCGAGATAGCCGAGAGCTTCGAGGAGAAAGAGGGGGGCGAGTAA
- a CDS encoding tetratricopeptide repeat protein, translated as MSPFQKVVPGRKRRTGFPQGGIMSKIIKGLTIFAFLGLLGAAPALCGERPTPQDLAKADEHKQLAFRYEDKGDLQNALREYMTALEYNPYDADLLFDLGVACLRMQFHDDAAAAFERVVKLNKDDTEAYNLLGLAYRGAGRKADAEKAWKKSLDIDPNQVAPKKFLDELKTQP; from the coding sequence ATGTCCCCTTTTCAAAAAGTCGTCCCGGGGAGAAAAAGACGGACGGGATTTCCCCAGGGAGGAATCATGTCGAAAATAATCAAGGGGCTGACAATCTTCGCCTTCCTCGGTCTTCTCGGCGCAGCGCCGGCCCTGTGCGGCGAGCGGCCCACCCCCCAGGACCTCGCAAAGGCGGACGAGCACAAACAGCTTGCATTCCGGTACGAAGACAAGGGCGATCTCCAGAACGCGCTGCGCGAATACATGACCGCCCTCGAGTACAACCCCTACGACGCCGACCTGCTCTTCGACCTCGGCGTGGCGTGCCTGCGCATGCAGTTCCACGACGACGCGGCGGCGGCCTTCGAGCGGGTGGTGAAACTCAACAAGGACGACACCGAGGCATACAACCTCCTGGGCCTCGCCTACCGGGGCGCCGGGAGAAAGGCCGACGCCGAAAAGGCGTGGAAGAAGTCGCTGGACATAGACCCCAACCAGGTAGCGCCCAAGAAATTCCTCGACGAACTGAAGACTCAGCCTTAA
- a CDS encoding DUF362 domain-containing protein, translating into MAATGRVWKAEFSGRWQEPVAALLDASGLAGEIGERRRVLIKPNLVEALAPPVTTPAALVEAVVAYVRRRLPRCEVVIGDGTGSLDYDTFHAFRVLGYEELARRRSVRLVDLNTEPLERLEDPALERWPVLFLPRIVMESFLISVPVLKAHTLAGVTLTMKNMMGAAPPLHYQAGGHWKKSAFHAGIHEAVADLNRYRSPDFTVLDATVGMSEAHLWGPTCDPPPGLISAGFDPVAADAYGAALLGRDWRSIGHIAAVDGELGRAAPVEVVDVSCAGGNLL; encoded by the coding sequence ATGGCGGCGACGGGGCGGGTATGGAAGGCGGAGTTCAGTGGGCGGTGGCAAGAGCCGGTGGCCGCGCTTCTCGACGCATCGGGACTGGCCGGGGAGATCGGAGAGCGGCGCAGGGTGCTCATAAAGCCCAACCTCGTCGAGGCCCTCGCCCCGCCGGTGACGACACCCGCCGCCCTTGTGGAGGCCGTCGTAGCCTATGTGCGCCGCAGGCTGCCGCGCTGCGAGGTCGTGATCGGCGACGGTACGGGCTCGCTCGACTATGACACCTTCCACGCCTTCCGGGTCCTGGGCTACGAAGAGCTCGCCCGCCGCCGGAGCGTAAGACTCGTGGACCTGAACACCGAACCGCTCGAGCGGCTCGAAGACCCCGCCCTCGAGCGCTGGCCCGTCCTGTTTCTGCCCCGGATCGTCATGGAAAGCTTCCTTATCTCCGTGCCGGTGCTCAAGGCCCACACCCTCGCCGGCGTAACGCTTACGATGAAGAACATGATGGGAGCGGCCCCGCCGCTCCACTACCAGGCGGGCGGCCACTGGAAGAAGTCGGCCTTTCACGCGGGCATCCACGAGGCGGTGGCCGACCTCAACCGCTACCGCTCCCCGGACTTCACGGTGCTCGACGCGACGGTGGGCATGAGCGAGGCCCATCTGTGGGGTCCCACGTGCGACCCGCCTCCAGGCCTCATCAGTGCCGGCTTCGATCCCGTGGCGGCGGACGCCTACGGCGCGGCGCTGCTCGGACGGGACTGGCGCTCCATAGGACATATAGCGGCCGTCGACGGCGAGCTCGGCAGGGCCGCGCCCGTAGAGGTCGTCGACGTCTCCTGTGCGGGGGGAAACCTCCTGTAG